The following proteins come from a genomic window of Trifolium pratense cultivar HEN17-A07 linkage group LG4, ARS_RC_1.1, whole genome shotgun sequence:
- the LOC123921078 gene encoding protein LYK5-like → MMLGTRPFNTQHKGINKYAFFEFHTQNKTQKTTSINEPILNLNSTYEPKPNHIKNNLNMSSYSNPTLTTLIIILLTTISFTLIPKTNSQQEYVNNRQLDCDNTYTSTLGNICNSINSCQSYLTFKSTPNYNTPSSISNLLNTTPSLISQSNNIPTVQSFPLDTITTVPVNCSCSGNKNYYQHNTTYTLKTLGETYFTVANITYQALTTCQALIAQNPSHAVRDLNPGDKITVPLRCACPTKKQSDEGFKYLLTYLVSEGESVSSIADIFGADLQSVYEANELSSTSIIYYFTPLLIPLKNEPPKKIIKQASPPETVELPDSGGSSSSKKWVIVGVAVGVVVLILVGLALFFLCFRRRKQPELPPSTVKKFSDSDTKKISDFNSTTTNTQSWSLSSEGIRYAVDSLTKYKYEELQNATNFFSEENKIKGSVYRASFKGDDAAVKILKGDVSSEINILKRINHANIIRLSGFCVYKGNTYLVYEFAENKSLNDWLHIEKVKSNSMFLSWFHRVQIAHDVADALNYLHNYANPPHVHKNLKSGNVLLDRNFRGKVSNFGLARVMENEGEEEEGFQLTRHVIGTQGYMAPEYIENGLITPKMDVFAFGVVILELLSGREVVNDDKLLSSSFEQVFEGENVREKLRGFMDPNLRDEYPLELAYSMAEIAKRCVAKDLNLRPNVSEVFMVLSKIQSSTLDWDPSDEFERSRSGSHVSDSKYFSANV, encoded by the coding sequence ATGATGTTAGGTACAAGACCATTTAACACACAACACAAAGGTATCAACAAATACGCGTTCTTTGAATTCCACACACAAAACAAAACCCAGAAAACAACATCAATAAATGAACCAATATTAAACCTCAACTCAACCTATGAACCCAAACCAAACCATATCAAAAACAATCTCAACATGTCATCATATTCAAATCCAACCTTAACAACACTAATCATAATCCTCCTCACAACAATTTCCTTCACCTTAATCCCAAAAACAAATTCCCAACAAGAATACGTAAACAACAGACAACTAGATTGTGATAACACATACACTTCAACCTTAGGCAACATTTGCAACAGCATCAATTCATGTCAATCATATCTCACATTCAAATCAACACCAAATTACAACACACCCTCTTCCATTTCAAATCTCCTCAACACAACACCTTCCCTCATCTCACAATCCAACAACATCCCCACCGTCCAATCATTCCCCTTAGACACAATCACAACCGTTCCTGTTAACTGTTCttgttcaggtaacaaaaacTACTATCAACATAACACTACCTACACTTTGAAAACCCTCGGTGAAACATATTTCACCGTCGCTAATATTACTTACCAAGCTTTAACAACTTGTCAAGCTCTTATTGCTCAGAATCCTTCTCATGCTGTTCGAGATCTCAATCCTGGTGACAAGATTACGGTTCCTTTGAGATGTGCTTGTCCCACGAAAAAACAGAGTGATGAAGGATTCAAGTATCTTCTCACATATTTGGTTTCTGAAGGTGAATCAGTTTCTTCCATTGCTGATATTTTTGGAGCTGATCTACAAAGTGTTTATGAAGCTAATGAACTTTCTTCAACTTCCATAATTTACTACTTCACACCACTTTTAATCCCTCTCAAAAATGAACCACcgaaaaaaatcataaaacaagCTTCACCGCCGGAGACGGTGGAGCTACCGGATTCCGGTGGTTCATCCTCTTCCAAGAAATGGGTCATCGTCGGTGTCGCGGTTGGAGTTGTCGTTTTGATTCTGGTAGGTCTTGCTCTGTTTTTCCTCTGTTTCCGGCGACGAAAGCAACCGGAGCTACCACCGTCGACGGTTAAGAAATTTTCAGATTCTGATACGAAAAAGATTTCAGATTTTAATTCCACAACAACAAATACTCAATCTTGGTCCCTTTCTTCTGAGGGGATTCGATATGCGGTTGATTCGTTGACTAAGTATAAATATGAAGAATTGCAAAATGCTACAAATTTTTTCAGTGAAGAGAATAAGATTAAAGGTTCTGTTTATAGAGCTTCTTTTAAAGGTGATGATGCTGCTGTTAAGATTCTTAAAGGTGATGTTTCATCTGAGATAAACATTTTGAAGAGAATTAATCATGCTAATATTATAAGATTATCTGGTTTTTGTGTCTACAAAGGTAACACTTATCTTGTTTATGAATTTGCTGAGAATAAATCTCTTAATGATTGGCTTCACATTGAGAAAGTGAAATCTAATTCTATGTTTTTGAGTTGGTTTCATAGAGTTCAAATTGCTCATGATGTAGCTGATGCACTTAATTATCTTCATAATTATGCTAATCCACCACATGTTCACAAGAATTTGAAAAGTGGTAATGTTCTTTTAGATAGAAATTTTAGAGGTAAAGTTTCAAATTTTGGTTTAGCAAGAGTTATGGAGAATgaaggtgaagaagaagaagggttTCAATTAACAAGACATGTAATAGGAACACAAGGTTATATGGCACCTGAGTATATTGAGAATGGTTTAATTACTCCAAAAATGGATGTTTTTGCATTTGGTGTTGTGATTCTTGAGCTTCTTTCTGGTAGAGAAGTTGTTAATGatgataaacttttgtcttcaagttTTGAGCAAGTTTTTGAAGGGGAAAATGTTAGAGAGAAACTTAGAGGTTTTATGGATCCAAATTTGAGAGATGAATATCCTTTGGAACTTGCTTATTCAATGGCTGAGATTGCTAAAAGATGTGTTGCTAAAGATCTTAATTTAAGACCTAATGTTTCTgaggtttttatggttttgtctAAGATTCAATCTTCTACATTGGATTGGGATCCTTCTGATGAATTTGAACGGTCTAGATCTGGTAGTCATGTTTCTGATAGTAAATATTTTAGTGCCAATGTATAA
- the LOC123881863 gene encoding uncharacterized protein LOC123881863, protein MGVDQCHRRWLWRCFLLFIGILTVSTTITASDTHNKREHLVSRIAFGSCSNQSAPQPIWDAVLDFNPQIFILLGDNIYGDNKRPFKIFGRERTIGPWKNVPRFLPASEQEMEAKYQKAKSNPGYARVKESAEVIGTWDDHDYGLNDAGKEFHGKRTNQKLLLDFLDEPEDSPRRKQAGVYTSYTYGPMGKDVKVVLLDTRYHRDPIGSDGTILGNSQWSWLESELNGPPTALTVIGSSIQVISNLSAAVQPMFSMESWGRFPKERDRLFKLIADSKRGGVLFISGDVHFGEITRYDCATDYPLFDITSSGLTQSVEEVLPHFLHSLVRFVAWLTPSTMRVRGPNCKYTSCVYGQPNFGTIEIDWDSHPVSVKFDVRDKNGVAVTGVNIPLLELHPSNSETRDGVKGDNQRHCTLEVSLPWIKRYRLAIFFYFTIGMLVLALIGLVYASVSIFRLGGCKRKHE, encoded by the exons ATGGGTGTCGATCAATGTCATCGGCGGTGGCTATGGCGGTGTTTTCTCCTTTTTATCGGAATACTAACCGTTTCAACCACCATAACCGCTTCCGACACTCACAATAAGCGCGAACATCTTGTCTCTAGAATTGCCTTTGGATCATGTTCCAACCAAAGTGCTCCTCAG CCTATATGGGATGCAGTGTTAGACTTCAATCCCCAAATATTTATATTGCTGGGAGATAACATTTACGGAGACAACAAACGtccttttaaaatatttggacGGGAAAGGACAATTGGGCCATGGAAGAATGTTCCGCGATTCCTTCCTGCCTCTGAGCAGGAAATGGAGGCTAAATACCAGAAGGCTAAGTCAAATCCTGGCTATGCTCGGGTTAAAGAGAGTGCTGAG GTTATTGGTACATGGGATGATCATGACTATGGATTAAACGATGCAGGAAAAGAATTTCATGGAAAAAGGACCAACCAAAAGTTACTTCTTGACTTCTTGGATGAACCAGAAGATAGCCCAAG GAGGAAACAAGCTGGTGTCTATACCTCGTATACATATGGTCCCATGGGCAAAGATGTCAAG GTTGTTCTCTTAGATACCAGATACCACAGAGATCCTATAGGAAGTGATGGAACCATTTTGGGGAATTCACAATGGTCATGGTTGGAGAGCGAGCTAAATGGTCCACCAACAGCCCTTACAGTAATTGGATCTTCTATTCAA GTTATATCAAATCTATCAGCAGCTGTTCAACCGATGTTCTCTATGGAATCATGGGGTCGTTTTCCAAAGGAAAGAGATCGCCTTTTCAAATTAATAGCAGATAGTAag AGAGGTGGAGTTTTATTTATAAGCGGAGATGTTCACTTTGGCGAAATTACAAGATACGACTGTGCTACGGACTATCCACTATTTGATATTACCTCAAGCGGGCTTACTCAATCTGTTGAGGAGGTTCTTCCGCATTTCTTACATTCTCTAGTGAGATTTGTGGCATGGTTAACGCCGTCTACTATGAGAGTTAGGGGACCAAATTGCAAATACACATCTTGTGTATATG GCCAGCCAAACTTTGGAACCATTGAGATAGATTGGGACTCTCATCCAGTGAGTGTGAAATTCGACGTCCGAGACAAGAATGGGGTCGCCGTTACAGGTGTCAATATTCCATTATTGGAATTACATCCATCAAATTCAGAGACTCGTGACGGAGTAAAAGGAGATAATCAGAGGCATTGCACTCTTGAAGTTAGTCTGCCGTGGATTAAAAGATATCGCCTGGcgattttcttttatttcacgATAGGCA TGTTGGTCCTTGCATTGATAGGACTTGTTTATGCATCTGTCTCAATTTTTCGACTTGGAGGATGCAAACGAAAGCACGAGTGA
- the LOC123922325 gene encoding S-protein homolog 4-like: MALLWEKLNTLGTHVNIVNSLEDNLDLTVHCKSKDDDLGAHLLHHGGNFGFSFNPKFPVGTTLFFCSFQWNGEKLRYFDIFISGDYARADCDYCNWSIFKSGPCRNRDPMQRVCLPWNK, translated from the exons ATGGCTCTTTTATGGGAAAAGTTG AATACTCTTGGAACTCATGTGAATATTGTTAACTCTTTGGAAGACAATTTAGACTTAACCGTTCACTGTAAATCTAAGGATGATGATCTCGGAGCTCATCTTCTGCATCATGGTGGTAACTTTGGTTTTAGTTTTAATCCTAAATTCCCAGTTGGCACTACACTATTCTTCTGTTCCTTTCAATGGAATGGTGAAAAATTACGTTATTTTGATATATTCATCAGCGGTGATTACGCTAGAGCTGATTGTGATTATTGCAATTGGAGTATATTTAAATCAGGACCATGTAGAAATAGAGATCCGATGCAACGTGTTTGCCTTCCATggaataagtaa
- the LOC123924365 gene encoding sucrose transport protein SUT2-like, protein MDTHTPSTSTHNPFCSTVNNNNLVISWIPATPLRKMVALASIAAGIQFGWTLQLSLLTPYVQLLGVPLVGYYSDRAHSSSLASLQWQLLLRLISVSRLLWHQFTPTQQRPGKIIVSSLSGQWDKLFGGKMSFFGHSDTGRYGPYGQCIEERKWFPLIVAKQINWCRGFSYVCFFLLL, encoded by the exons ATGGATACTCATACACCCTCTACTTCCACCCATAATCCCTTTTGTTCCACAGTTAACAACAATAATTTGGTCATAAGCTGGATTCCCGCTACTCCTCTCCGTAAGATGGTAGCACTGGCTTCCATCGCAGCCGGCATCCAATTTGGATGGACACTGCAGCTCTCCCTGCTCACACCCTATGTGCAGCTTCTGGGAGTTCCACTCGTCGGCTATTACAGTGACCGTGCCCATTCATCTTCTTTGGCATCATTGCAGTGGCAATTACTTTTGCG GTTAATTTCAGTTTCCCGTTTGCTTTGGCATCAATTTACTCCAACGCAACAGAGGCCGGGCAAG ATTATAGTATCTTCATTGAGTGGACAATGGGATAAGTTGTTTGGTGGCAAAATGTCCTTTTTTGGCCACTCTGACACCGGACGATATGGGCCATATGGCCAATGCATCGAGGAACGGAAGTGGTTTCCATTGATCGTTGCAAAGCAAATTAATTGGTGTCGGGGCTTCTCATACGTCTGTTTCTTTCTGCTTCTGTAG
- the LOC123921904 gene encoding endoglucanase 11-like — translation MEKKHHFRASKIPLLMQYCCLFLFIFTIFTTNTTQAFDYSDALSKSLLYFEAQRSGRLPYNQRVTWRDHSALIDGLEQGVDLVGGYYDAGDHVKFGLPMAFTVTMLSWGAIEYWKEIEDAGELQHTMEAIKWGTDYFIKAHTSANVLWAEVGDGDTDHYCWQRPEDMTTSRRAFKIDENNPGSDLAGETSAAMAAASIVFKKTNPHYSHLLLHHAQQLFEFGDKYRGKYDASVGAVKSYYASVSGYMDELLWAATWLYKATDKEEYLEYVINNANYFGGTGWSMTEFSWDVKYAGLQLITSQFLNQAKHKKHSDILEQYKSKAEYYICSCLNKNINGSNVERTPAGLLYIRQWNNMQHVSTASFLLTIYSDFLKNTNQKLTCHGGIVDHNEILSFAKSQVDYILGSNPMNMSYLVGFGPSYPKRVHHRGASIMSYKENKGFIGCTQGYDNWYSKEDPNPNVLVGALVGGPDWQDNFEDKRENFMQTEACTYNTAPLVGLFAKFLHIENNKMVHDCNSLLVASFK, via the exons ATGGAAAAAAAACACCATTTTAGAGCTTCTAAAATCCCATTACTTATGCAATATTGTTGtcttttccttttcattttcaccatttttaCTACTAACACCACCCAAGCTTTTGATTATAGTGATGCCCTTTCAAAGAGTCTCCTCTATTTTGAAGCACAACGTTCAGGGAGATTACCTTACAACCAACGTGTCACCTGGCGTGACCATTCTGCCCTCATTGATGGTCTAGAACAAGGG GTGGATTTGGTTGGAGGGTATTATGATGCAGGTGATCATGTGAAATTTGGTTTGCCAATGGCATTTACTGTGACAATGCTTTCATGGGGTGCTATAGAATATTGGAAAGAAATTGAAGATGCAGGGGAATTACAACATACAATGGAAGCAATCAAATGGGGCACTGATTATTTCATCAAAGCTCATACTAGTGCTAATGTTTTGTGGGCAGAG gtGGGTGATGGTGACACTGATCATTATTGTTGGCAAAGACCAGAAGACATGACAACATCAAGAAGAGCATTTAAGATTGATGAGAACAATCCTGGTTCAGATCTTGCTGGAGAGACATCAGCAGCTATGGCTGCAGCTTCTATTGTGTTTAAGAAAACAAATCCTCATTACTCTCACTTACTTTTACACCATGCTCAACAG ttGTTTGAGTTTGGAGACAAGTATAGAGGAAAATATGATGCAAGTGTTGGAGCAGTGAAAAGTTATTATGCGTCGGTGAGTGGATACATGGATGAATTATTGTGGGCTGCCACGTGGCTATATAAAGCCACCGACAAAGAAGAGTATTTAGAATATGTAATTAACAATGCTAATTACTTTGGTGGGACTGGTTGGTCCATGACAGAGTTCAGCTGGGATGTTAAATATGCTGGTCTCCAACTCATAACTTCTCAG TTTTTAAACCAAGCAAAACACAAGAAACATAGTGATATACTTGAACAATATAAATCAAAAGCAGAGTACTATATATGTTCATGTCTCAACAAAAACATCAATGGAAGCAATGTGGAAAGAACTCCAGCTGGATTACTATACATTAGACAATGGAACAACATGCAACATGTTTCAACAGCATCATTTTTACTCACAATATATTCTGATTTTCTcaaaaatacaaatcaaaagCTCACATGTCATGGTGGCATTGTGGATCACAATGAAATTCTAAGTTTTGCTAAATCACAAGTTGATTACATTTTGGGCTCAAATCCAATGAATATGAGCTACTTAGTAGGATTTGGGCCTAGTTACCCTAAAAGGGTCCATCATAGAGGTGCATCAATTATGTCATATAAGGAGAATAAAGGGTTTATTGGATGTACTCAAGGGTATGATAATTGGTATAGTAAGGAGGATCCTAATCCTAATGTTTTGGTTGGGGCTTTAGTTGGAGGACCTGATTGGCAAGATAATTTTGAAGATAAAAGGGAGAATTTTATGCAGACTGAGGCATGCACATACAATACTGCCCCTTTAGTAGGTCTTTTTGCAAAATTCTTGCATATAGAAAACAATAAAATGGTACATGATTGTAATTCACTTTTGGTTGCttcctttaaataa